One genomic window of Brevundimonas vesicularis includes the following:
- a CDS encoding DNA topoisomerase IB, whose product MADGSHAFDIAAEVPQGLSYCSDEFEGLTRRRAGKGWSYRDAKGKTVTDAKTLARIRALAIPPAWTDVWICPKANGHIQATGRDVKGRKQYRYHNDWSTARSENKFDKLPAFSRNLPKLREKVEHDLALRGVCRDKVLATAVRLLEITLIRVGNSIYAKQNRSYGLTTLHKRHIDVDGAALTFEFRGKSGKDHSVSVKDRRLAKVVRQLEGLPGQQLFKYRAADGALCPVDSDDVNAYIREAMGEQFSAKDFRTWAGTVSAARALRDTEAPTSPTDAKRKITVCVKAVAGLLGNTPTVCRASYVHPKVFALFESGEIGKALPGPETKGFEKALIKQLLAV is encoded by the coding sequence ATGGCCGACGGATCGCACGCCTTCGACATCGCCGCCGAAGTCCCTCAAGGCCTCAGCTATTGCAGCGACGAGTTCGAGGGCCTGACCCGGCGCCGCGCCGGCAAGGGTTGGTCGTATCGCGACGCCAAGGGCAAGACCGTTACGGACGCCAAGACCTTGGCCCGCATCCGCGCCCTGGCCATTCCGCCCGCCTGGACCGATGTCTGGATCTGTCCCAAGGCCAACGGCCATATCCAGGCGACCGGCCGGGATGTGAAGGGCCGCAAACAATACCGCTATCACAACGACTGGAGCACGGCCCGTTCCGAGAACAAGTTCGACAAGCTGCCGGCCTTCTCGCGCAACCTGCCGAAACTGCGCGAAAAGGTCGAACATGACCTGGCCCTTCGCGGCGTCTGTCGCGACAAGGTGCTGGCCACCGCCGTGCGCCTGCTGGAGATCACCCTGATCCGGGTCGGCAACTCCATCTACGCCAAACAGAACCGCAGCTACGGCCTGACGACCCTGCACAAGCGCCACATCGATGTGGACGGCGCGGCCCTGACGTTCGAGTTTCGCGGCAAGAGCGGCAAGGATCACAGCGTCAGCGTCAAGGACCGGCGCCTGGCCAAGGTCGTGCGGCAGCTGGAAGGCCTGCCCGGCCAGCAACTCTTCAAATACCGCGCGGCCGACGGCGCGCTGTGCCCGGTCGATTCCGACGACGTGAACGCCTACATCCGAGAGGCGATGGGCGAACAGTTCTCGGCCAAGGACTTCCGCACCTGGGCCGGCACCGTCTCGGCGGCGCGGGCGCTGCGCGACACCGAGGCCCCGACCTCGCCCACCGACGCCAAGCGCAAGATCACCGTCTGCGTTAAGGCGGTCGCCGGCCTCTTGGGCAACACCCCCACCGTCTGCCGCGCCTCTTACGTCCACCCCAAGGTCTTCGCCCTGTTCGAAAGCGGCGAGATCGGCAAGGCCTTGCCGGGGCCGGAGACCAAGGGGTTTGAAAAGGCGCTGATCAAACAGCTGCTCGCGGTGTAA
- a CDS encoding cytochrome ubiquinol oxidase subunit I, translating into MDLAVVDLSRLQFALTALYHFLFVPLTLGLSFMLVIMESIYVMTRRPIWRTITRFWGVCFGINFVLGVATGITMEFQFGMNWSYYSHYVGDIFGAPLAIEGLMAFFLEATFVGLMFFGWDKLKPHAHLFVTFMVALGTNLSALWILIANGWMQNPVGAAFNPDTMRMEVTDFMAVLFNPVAQAKFVHTVSAGYVCASVFVLGVSAFYLLRGKHVGFAKRSMTVASAFGLAASLSAVVLGDQSGYALTDNQKMKLAALEAMWHTEPAPAGLTLIGVPSMKDRETHFGVHVPWIMGLIATRTIDKPVEGIFELVATAEDRIESGVIAYDALEKVKANPADPVARGVFETHRRDLGYGLLLKRHVADPRQATPALIQQTAWETVPNVPALFWSFRIMAGIGMFMIALFGTAFVLCTLRKHQTKWFLRLAVLAIPLPWIAIEFGWILAEFGRQPWAVEGVLPTFLGASSLTVPQLWATIVGFTLLYGALAVVEVRLMLFAIKKGPFHEQETFGEPSPEAPAERVPAPAVA; encoded by the coding sequence ATCGACCTCGCGGTCGTCGACCTGTCCCGGCTGCAGTTCGCGCTGACGGCCCTTTACCACTTCCTCTTCGTACCCCTGACGCTGGGGCTGTCGTTCATGCTGGTCATCATGGAGTCGATCTATGTGATGACCCGCCGGCCCATCTGGCGGACGATCACCCGGTTCTGGGGCGTCTGCTTCGGCATCAACTTCGTGCTGGGCGTCGCGACCGGCATCACCATGGAGTTCCAGTTCGGCATGAACTGGAGCTACTACAGCCACTACGTCGGCGACATCTTCGGCGCGCCACTGGCCATCGAAGGGCTGATGGCCTTCTTCCTGGAGGCGACCTTCGTCGGGTTGATGTTCTTCGGCTGGGACAAGCTGAAGCCGCACGCCCACCTGTTCGTCACCTTCATGGTCGCGCTGGGCACTAATCTGTCGGCCCTGTGGATCCTGATCGCCAACGGCTGGATGCAGAACCCGGTCGGCGCCGCCTTCAATCCCGACACGATGCGGATGGAGGTCACGGACTTCATGGCCGTGTTGTTCAACCCGGTGGCCCAGGCCAAGTTCGTTCACACCGTCAGCGCCGGTTACGTCTGCGCCTCGGTCTTCGTGCTGGGCGTGTCGGCCTTCTATCTGCTGCGCGGCAAGCACGTCGGTTTCGCCAAGCGGTCGATGACGGTGGCCTCGGCCTTCGGTCTGGCGGCGTCGCTGTCGGCCGTCGTGCTGGGTGACCAGTCCGGCTATGCCCTGACCGATAACCAGAAGATGAAGCTCGCCGCTCTGGAGGCCATGTGGCACACCGAGCCTGCGCCCGCCGGCCTGACGCTGATCGGCGTTCCTTCGATGAAGGACCGCGAGACCCATTTCGGCGTTCACGTGCCTTGGATCATGGGGCTGATCGCCACCCGCACCATCGACAAGCCCGTCGAAGGCATCTTCGAACTGGTCGCCACGGCTGAGGACCGCATCGAATCCGGCGTCATCGCCTATGATGCGCTGGAGAAGGTCAAGGCGAACCCGGCCGATCCCGTCGCGCGCGGCGTGTTCGAAACCCACCGCCGCGACCTGGGCTATGGCCTGCTGCTGAAGCGCCACGTCGCCGATCCCCGCCAGGCCACGCCTGCGCTAATCCAGCAGACCGCGTGGGAGACCGTGCCCAACGTCCCGGCCCTGTTCTGGAGCTTCCGCATCATGGCGGGCATCGGGATGTTCATGATCGCCCTGTTCGGCACGGCCTTCGTGCTGTGCACCCTGCGCAAGCATCAGACGAAGTGGTTCCTGAGGTTAGCCGTCCTGGCCATCCCGCTGCCGTGGATCGCCATCGAGTTCGGTTGGATCCTGGCCGAGTTCGGTCGCCAGCCCTGGGCGGTGGAGGGCGTGCTGCCGACCTTCCTGGGCGCCTCGTCCCTGACCGTGCCGCAGCTGTGGGCCACGATCGTCGGCTTCACCCTGCTGTATGGTGCGCTGGCGGTGGTCGAGGTGCGGCTGATGCTCTTCGCCATCAAGAAGGGGCCGTTCCACGAACAGGAGACGTTTGGCGAACCCAGCCCCGAAGCGCCCGCCGAGCGCGTTCCCGCGCCCGCCGTGGCCTGA
- a CDS encoding DNA adenine methylase, producing MIKYIGSKRALLGHVTGAAAGVLPQGGRVCDLFSGTARVGHALKKLGFQVWSNDLNAYAHALATTYVQADRERWVERAEVVLAELRTVKPEAGWFTQAFCQDARYFHPDNGARIDAMRDRIETMGLEPELKAIALVSLMEAADRVDSTAGVQMAYMKQWAPRALKTLELRTPDLVPAVDGPCRATQGDAVEIAEQVEADLVYLDPPYNQHSYLGNYHCWESLVLWDRPETYGVANKRVDVRTRKSAFNSRPGIGPALRTVIERVKTPNLIVSFNDEGYLSRADLVEMLSARGHVQVLEVAHPRYVGARIGIHNRKGEKVGQVGRLKNVEHLFVVTERPVSLPVAA from the coding sequence ATGATCAAATATATCGGCTCCAAGCGCGCCTTGCTGGGGCATGTGACGGGTGCGGCGGCGGGGGTGCTGCCGCAGGGCGGGCGGGTGTGCGATCTGTTTTCCGGCACGGCGCGGGTCGGGCACGCCCTGAAGAAGCTGGGGTTTCAGGTCTGGTCGAACGACCTGAACGCCTATGCCCACGCCCTGGCGACGACCTATGTCCAGGCGGATCGGGAGCGGTGGGTCGAGCGGGCCGAAGTCGTCCTGGCCGAGCTGCGGACGGTGAAACCCGAGGCGGGCTGGTTCACCCAGGCCTTCTGTCAGGATGCGCGGTATTTCCATCCGGACAACGGTGCTCGCATCGACGCCATGCGCGACCGGATCGAGACCATGGGACTGGAGCCGGAACTCAAGGCCATCGCCCTGGTCAGCCTGATGGAGGCGGCGGACCGGGTGGATTCCACCGCCGGGGTTCAGATGGCCTATATGAAGCAATGGGCGCCGAGGGCGTTGAAGACGCTGGAGCTGCGCACGCCGGATCTGGTCCCGGCCGTGGACGGGCCGTGCCGAGCGACCCAGGGCGATGCGGTCGAGATCGCCGAACAGGTCGAGGCGGATTTGGTTTATCTGGATCCGCCTTACAATCAGCATTCCTATCTGGGGAACTACCACTGCTGGGAGAGCCTGGTGCTGTGGGACCGGCCCGAGACCTATGGGGTCGCCAACAAGCGCGTTGACGTGAGGACGCGCAAGAGCGCCTTCAACAGCCGGCCCGGCATCGGCCCGGCGCTGCGGACCGTGATCGAGCGGGTCAAGACGCCGAACCTGATCGTCAGCTTCAATGACGAGGGGTATCTGAGCCGCGCCGACCTGGTGGAGATGCTGTCGGCGAGGGGCCATGTTCAGGTCCTGGAGGTGGCGCATCCGCGATACGTCGGCGCCCGGATCGGGATCCATAATCGCAAGGGCGAGAAGGTCGGGCAGGTGGGGCGGCTCAAGAATGTCGAGCACCTGTTCGTGGTGACAGAGCGGCCGGTCTCCCTGCCCGTGGCCGCATAG
- a CDS encoding DNA-3-methyladenine glycosylase I: MTDSHAPEVPGGRCGWCGIDPLYVAYHDTEWGVPERDPRALWEKLVLDGFQAGLAWITILRKRDGIRDAFDGFDPEIVARYEEADIQRLLGDPRIIRSRAKINAAIRGAQIWLQMRDDGEDFSAWLWSFVGGEPIQTPYADYRQAPTQTEQSVAMAKALKKRGFNFCGPVIVYAFMQAVGMVNDHQTTCFRHAQVRAMAGHG, encoded by the coding sequence ATGACCGACTCACACGCGCCAGAGGTTCCCGGCGGCCGTTGCGGCTGGTGCGGGATCGATCCCCTCTATGTCGCCTATCACGACACCGAATGGGGCGTGCCCGAGCGCGATCCCCGCGCCCTGTGGGAAAAGCTGGTGCTCGACGGCTTTCAGGCCGGCCTTGCCTGGATCACCATCCTCAGAAAACGCGACGGCATCCGCGACGCATTCGACGGTTTCGATCCCGAGATCGTCGCCCGCTATGAAGAGGCCGATATCCAGCGCCTGTTGGGCGATCCGCGCATCATCCGTTCGCGCGCCAAGATCAACGCGGCCATCCGGGGCGCTCAGATCTGGCTTCAGATGCGCGATGACGGCGAGGACTTCTCCGCCTGGCTTTGGTCGTTCGTCGGCGGCGAACCGATCCAGACCCCATACGCCGACTATCGCCAGGCCCCGACCCAGACCGAACAGTCTGTCGCCATGGCCAAGGCCCTGAAGAAACGCGGATTCAACTTCTGCGGCCCGGTCATCGTCTACGCCTTCATGCAGGCCGTCGGCATGGTCAACGATCACCAGACGACCTGCTTCCGTCACGCCCAGGTTCGTGCGATGGCGGGCCATGGCTAA
- the cydX gene encoding cytochrome bd-I oxidase subunit CydX — translation MWYFSWILGLGLAVGFGVLNGLWHEFHLFDEGDAGLSTPDASKEGDVPL, via the coding sequence ATGTGGTATTTTTCCTGGATCCTGGGGCTTGGCCTGGCCGTCGGTTTCGGCGTGCTGAACGGCCTGTGGCACGAGTTCCATCTGTTTGACGAAGGCGACGCCGGCCTGTCCACGCCCGACGCATCGAAAGAGGGCGATGTCCCTCTCTAG
- the hemN gene encoding oxygen-independent coproporphyrinogen III oxidase: protein MSLSSPARLSVRDLIARYDAHAPRYTSYPTAAQFTPAVGPGEWADWLGGAPSDQPVSLYLHLPFCKRLCWYCGCNTRAVNRAGVISSYVDLLLREADLVLARIGRPVRVGSIHLGGGTPNMLSPEDLERLFAGLSARFDLGDCFETAAELDPEVLTQEWVEAAGRIGLSRASLGVQDLSPRVQAAVNRPERFETIRWAAEALRGQGVTSLNLDLMYGLPLQAVENVITTLGQVTTLRPERIALFGYAHVPWMKPHQRLINDADLPDAEARFAQSQAAARYLVGKGWQAIGLDHFALPHDGLAAADRAGRLHRNFQGYTTDAAGVLIGLGASSISRTPRGYVQNHAQERDWRRAVEAGELPVARGVALTECDMFVSEIIERLMCDFVVDLAPIVRRRGRDLSDVAGALSLLERFVDDGLVRLDGTVVAVTDLGRPFVRAVCAAFDPAAVALQQRHARVV, encoded by the coding sequence ATGTCCCTCTCTAGCCCCGCGCGCCTGTCCGTTCGCGACCTGATCGCGCGCTACGACGCCCATGCGCCGCGCTATACCTCCTATCCGACGGCGGCCCAGTTCACGCCTGCCGTCGGACCCGGCGAGTGGGCCGACTGGCTGGGGGGCGCGCCCTCCGATCAGCCCGTCTCGCTGTACCTGCACCTGCCGTTCTGCAAGCGGCTGTGCTGGTACTGCGGCTGCAACACCCGGGCGGTGAACCGGGCGGGCGTCATCTCCAGCTATGTCGATCTGCTGCTGCGCGAGGCGGATCTGGTTCTGGCCCGGATCGGCCGGCCGGTCCGTGTCGGCTCGATCCATCTGGGCGGCGGCACGCCGAACATGCTGTCGCCTGAAGATCTTGAGCGACTGTTCGCCGGTCTGTCCGCGCGGTTCGACCTGGGCGACTGTTTCGAAACCGCCGCCGAGTTGGACCCTGAAGTCCTGACGCAGGAGTGGGTCGAGGCGGCGGGCCGCATCGGCCTGAGCCGCGCCAGTCTGGGGGTGCAGGACCTGTCGCCGCGTGTCCAGGCGGCGGTGAACCGGCCCGAACGTTTCGAGACCATCCGCTGGGCGGCCGAAGCCTTGCGGGGGCAGGGCGTGACCTCCCTCAACCTCGATCTGATGTACGGCCTGCCGCTTCAGGCCGTCGAGAACGTCATCACCACCCTGGGCCAGGTCACGACGCTGAGGCCCGAACGGATCGCCCTGTTCGGCTATGCCCATGTGCCGTGGATGAAGCCGCATCAGCGGTTGATCAACGATGCCGACCTGCCGGACGCCGAAGCGCGCTTCGCCCAAAGCCAGGCGGCGGCGCGCTATCTGGTCGGCAAGGGATGGCAGGCGATCGGGCTGGATCATTTCGCCCTGCCGCACGACGGGTTGGCGGCGGCGGACCGGGCCGGACGGCTGCATCGCAACTTCCAAGGCTACACCACCGACGCCGCAGGCGTGCTGATCGGCCTGGGCGCCTCGTCGATCAGCCGCACGCCCAGGGGCTATGTTCAAAACCACGCGCAGGAACGCGACTGGCGCCGCGCTGTCGAGGCGGGCGAGCTACCGGTCGCGCGAGGCGTCGCCCTGACCGAATGCGACATGTTCGTCAGCGAGATCATCGAGCGGCTGATGTGCGACTTCGTCGTCGATCTTGCGCCCATCGTTCGACGTCGCGGTCGAGATCTGTCGGACGTCGCCGGCGCCTTGTCCCTGTTGGAGCGCTTCGTCGACGATGGTCTGGTGCGGCTCGACGGGACGGTGGTGGCGGTGACCGACCTGGGCCGCCCCTTCGTCAGGGCGGTTTGCGCCGCCTTCGATCCCGCTGCGGTGGCTCTTCAGCAAAGGCATGCGCGGGTGGTGTGA
- a CDS encoding YgfZ/GcvT domain-containing protein: MPIARLDSRALISVTGEEAKPFLHNLLTQDVETLAEGELRFGALLSPPGRLLFDLFLLGQADGVVLDVAADRRDSLIQRLSMYRLRAKVAVAADDRPVFAAWPETSAGFIPDPRTPLMGGRLYGEATADAAEADYDAHRLSVGLPDPTADAPQDKTYPIEADFDLLNGIDFQKGCFVGQETTSRMKRRGTIKNRMLPLDFDGSPPAFGAEVLKGELRAGEVLSGRQGSAMALLRIDRLDGDLTVDGRPVRLRKPAWMGEDVLPSSNA; the protein is encoded by the coding sequence ATGCCCATCGCCCGTCTCGACAGCCGCGCTCTGATCTCCGTCACGGGCGAGGAGGCGAAACCCTTCCTGCACAATCTGCTGACCCAGGACGTGGAGACGCTGGCCGAAGGCGAACTGCGGTTCGGCGCCCTTCTGTCCCCGCCCGGCCGGCTGCTGTTCGACCTTTTCCTTCTGGGACAGGCTGACGGCGTCGTTCTGGATGTCGCCGCCGACCGCCGCGACTCCCTGATCCAGCGCCTGTCGATGTACAGGCTGCGCGCCAAGGTCGCCGTCGCCGCCGACGACCGCCCGGTTTTCGCCGCCTGGCCGGAGACCTCCGCCGGCTTCATCCCCGACCCCCGCACGCCCCTGATGGGCGGTCGGCTCTATGGCGAGGCGACTGCGGACGCCGCCGAGGCCGACTACGACGCCCACCGTCTGTCGGTCGGCCTGCCCGATCCGACCGCCGACGCGCCTCAGGACAAGACCTATCCGATCGAGGCCGACTTCGACCTGCTGAACGGCATCGACTTCCAGAAGGGCTGTTTCGTCGGCCAGGAAACGACCTCGCGCATGAAGCGCCGGGGTACGATCAAGAACCGGATGCTGCCGCTGGACTTCGACGGCTCGCCCCCCGCCTTCGGCGCCGAGGTGCTGAAGGGCGAACTGCGCGCAGGCGAGGTCCTCTCGGGTCGGCAGGGTTCGGCCATGGCCTTGCTGCGCATCGACCGGCTCGACGGCGACCTGACGGTGGACGGCCGTCCGGTGCGCTTGCGCAAACCCGCCTGGATGGGCGAGGACGTCCTTCCCTCCTCCAACGCGTGA
- a CDS encoding 3-oxoacyl-ACP reductase yields the protein MKIADQIVLVTGGARGVGAACVRAFAHEGARVVINWRNSGEAANALAAEIGERALALQADVTDRAAVDAMVAAAQDHFGAPVTTVVNNALDYSFNGDARSQMTAIGWDEMDRQFSTVVRGALNLIQATAPGMAAARFGRIVNIGTNLFQNPVVPYHDYTAAKAALLSLTRTAAGDLGPDGITVNMVSGGLLRTTDASAATPEAVFDLIAGMTPLRSVTTPQEFADAVLFFASPWSRAVTGQNLVVDGGLVRD from the coding sequence ATGAAGATCGCCGATCAGATCGTCCTCGTCACCGGCGGCGCGCGCGGCGTCGGCGCCGCCTGCGTCCGCGCCTTCGCCCATGAAGGCGCTCGCGTCGTCATCAACTGGAGGAACAGCGGCGAAGCGGCGAACGCCTTGGCCGCCGAGATCGGCGAGCGCGCCCTCGCTCTCCAGGCCGACGTGACCGACCGCGCCGCGGTGGACGCCATGGTCGCGGCGGCGCAAGACCACTTCGGCGCCCCCGTCACCACCGTCGTCAACAACGCCCTGGACTACAGCTTCAACGGCGACGCCCGGTCCCAGATGACCGCCATCGGCTGGGACGAGATGGATCGCCAGTTCTCGACCGTCGTGCGCGGCGCCCTGAACCTGATCCAGGCGACCGCGCCCGGCATGGCCGCGGCCCGGTTCGGCCGCATCGTCAACATCGGCACCAACCTGTTCCAGAACCCGGTCGTGCCCTACCACGACTACACCGCCGCCAAGGCCGCCCTGCTCAGCCTGACCCGCACCGCCGCCGGCGACCTCGGCCCTGACGGCATCACCGTCAACATGGTCTCGGGCGGTCTCCTGCGCACCACCGACGCCAGCGCCGCCACGCCAGAGGCTGTGTTCGACCTGATCGCCGGCATGACCCCGCTGCGCAGCGTCACGACCCCGCAAGAATTCGCCGACGCCGTCCTCTTTTTCGCCTCACCTTGGAGCCGCGCGGTCACCGGCCAGAACCTGGTCGTGGACGGCGGATTGGTCCGGGACTGA
- a CDS encoding OmpW/AlkL family protein: MNTKTLLLAAVAFTACAAPAFAQTSVAWEAPKKGDFLVSGRVTDVFSQADDAITTAAGADTGLKVDVGDSVMPTLGFTYFLTDHLAVEAILGTTQHEIRAQGGATDVAVHETWVLPPVVTLQYRPLSQGIFSPYVGAGVNYMLFYSGKDKNGFTVDLDDGFGYALQAGADVGIQGPWSLNVDVKKVWFETDAKINDGALKSNVNLDPWVVSLGVSRKF, translated from the coding sequence ATGAATACCAAGACCCTGCTGCTTGCCGCCGTCGCCTTCACCGCCTGCGCGGCGCCGGCCTTCGCTCAGACATCCGTCGCTTGGGAGGCCCCGAAGAAGGGCGACTTCCTGGTGAGCGGGCGCGTCACAGACGTCTTCTCCCAGGCCGATGACGCCATCACCACGGCTGCGGGCGCGGACACGGGCCTGAAGGTGGATGTGGGCGACAGCGTCATGCCGACCCTGGGCTTCACCTACTTCCTGACCGATCACCTCGCGGTCGAGGCGATCCTGGGCACGACCCAGCACGAGATTCGCGCCCAGGGCGGTGCGACGGACGTGGCCGTGCATGAGACCTGGGTCCTGCCGCCGGTGGTCACCCTGCAGTACCGCCCGCTGAGCCAGGGGATCTTCAGCCCCTATGTCGGCGCGGGCGTGAACTACATGCTGTTTTACAGCGGCAAGGACAAGAATGGCTTCACCGTCGATCTGGACGACGGTTTCGGCTACGCGCTTCAAGCGGGCGCGGACGTGGGCATTCAGGGGCCCTGGAGCCTGAACGTCGACGTCAAGAAGGTCTGGTTCGAGACCGACGCCAAGATCAACGACGGCGCCCTGAAGTCCAACGTCAACCTCGATCCGTGGGTCGTGTCTCTGGGCGTCAGCCGCAAGTTCTGA
- the cydB gene encoding cytochrome d ubiquinol oxidase subunit II, with product MDLPLDFATLRLIWWGLLGVLLIAFALTDGFDLGVGALLPFVAKTDEERRMVINTVGATWEGNQVWFILGGGAIFAAWPFVYAVSFSGFYLAMFLVLSALILRPVSFKYRSKRASPKWRSFWDWCLFIGGFVPALVFGVAVGNVLLGAPFHLDGDLRSFYDGTLLGLFTPFSLIAGLLSVAMLVLHGAAWLSVKAEAGPVMERARLFGTVAAILALILFAVGGLYVAYGGLGYRITGALDVNGFSNPLRTTVQAAPGAWLDNYGRYPWMLVAPALGFLGALVGLIGMWRRSAPLAFGGSSLSAVGIISTVGLSMFPFILPSSVDPQSSLTVWNASSSHLTLFIMLICTLIFLPLVLLYTAWVYRVLWGRTSTAALKTNPDLY from the coding sequence ATGGATCTTCCCCTCGACTTCGCAACGCTTCGCCTGATCTGGTGGGGGCTGCTGGGCGTGCTTCTGATCGCCTTCGCCCTAACCGACGGTTTCGACCTGGGCGTCGGCGCCCTTCTGCCCTTCGTCGCCAAGACCGACGAGGAACGCCGCATGGTGATCAACACCGTCGGCGCCACCTGGGAAGGCAACCAGGTGTGGTTCATCCTGGGCGGCGGCGCCATCTTCGCCGCCTGGCCTTTCGTCTACGCGGTCAGCTTCTCAGGCTTCTACCTGGCCATGTTCCTGGTGCTGTCCGCGCTGATACTGCGGCCGGTGTCGTTCAAATATCGCTCCAAGCGGGCGTCGCCGAAGTGGCGGTCGTTTTGGGACTGGTGCCTGTTCATCGGCGGCTTCGTTCCGGCCCTGGTGTTCGGCGTCGCGGTGGGCAACGTTTTGTTGGGCGCGCCCTTCCATCTGGATGGCGACCTGCGGTCCTTCTACGACGGCACGCTGCTCGGCCTGTTCACCCCCTTCAGCCTGATCGCCGGCCTGTTGTCGGTGGCCATGCTGGTCCTGCACGGCGCGGCCTGGTTGTCGGTCAAGGCCGAGGCTGGCCCGGTGATGGAGCGGGCGCGTCTGTTCGGAACGGTCGCCGCTATTCTGGCCCTGATCCTGTTCGCGGTCGGCGGACTGTATGTCGCCTATGGCGGGCTGGGCTACCGGATCACCGGCGCGCTGGACGTCAACGGCTTCTCCAATCCGCTTCGCACGACGGTTCAGGCCGCGCCCGGCGCCTGGCTGGACAACTACGGCCGCTATCCGTGGATGCTGGTCGCACCGGCCCTGGGCTTCCTGGGCGCGCTGGTCGGCCTGATCGGCATGTGGCGGCGGTCCGCGCCGCTGGCGTTCGGCGGATCGTCGCTGTCGGCTGTGGGCATCATCTCCACCGTCGGCCTGTCGATGTTCCCGTTCATCCTGCCCAGCTCGGTCGATCCTCAGTCCAGCCTGACGGTGTGGAACGCCTCATCCAGCCATCTGACCCTGTTCATCATGCTGATCTGCACCCTGATCTTCCTGCCTCTGGTGCTGCTCTACACCGCCTGGGTCTATCGCGTGCTGTGGGGCCGCACGTCGACCGCCGCCCTCAAGACCAACCCCGACCTGTACTGA
- the rlmJ gene encoding 23S rRNA (adenine(2030)-N(6))-methyltransferase RlmJ, whose product MNYRHSFHAGNFADLVKHALVLWLVKARQAAGPLTVFDTHAGAGLYDLSGDGARSKEAEAGVARLMSADGRTTLMDALAGEVAALNPEGGSRFYPGSPLLIADALTPGGRYVGFELTPPVRAMLAEALAGRANAEAREGDGYAAVGAEAATVRGPLVLIDPPFEKPDDYVRSAETAISVVRRDSTATVAIWTPLKDLETFDGFIRRLQGKAGPTLVAEARLRPLTNPMKMNGCAMVVVNPPAGAEAAANEICGWVAGALGEAGGRAEVWTF is encoded by the coding sequence ATGAACTATCGCCACAGCTTTCACGCCGGAAACTTCGCCGACCTGGTCAAGCACGCCCTGGTGCTGTGGCTGGTGAAAGCGCGGCAGGCGGCCGGGCCGCTGACGGTGTTCGACACCCATGCGGGGGCGGGGCTGTACGATCTGTCGGGCGACGGCGCGCGATCGAAGGAGGCCGAGGCTGGCGTGGCGCGGTTGATGTCCGCCGACGGGCGGACGACTCTGATGGATGCGCTGGCGGGCGAGGTCGCGGCGCTGAATCCTGAGGGCGGGTCGCGGTTCTATCCGGGGTCGCCGTTGTTGATCGCGGACGCGCTGACGCCTGGCGGTCGGTATGTCGGGTTCGAGCTGACCCCGCCGGTGCGGGCCATGCTGGCCGAGGCGCTGGCGGGGCGCGCGAACGCCGAGGCGCGCGAGGGCGACGGCTATGCGGCGGTGGGGGCGGAGGCGGCGACGGTGCGCGGGCCGCTGGTGCTGATCGACCCGCCGTTCGAAAAGCCTGACGACTATGTGCGGTCTGCCGAGACCGCGATTTCGGTGGTGAGGCGCGATTCGACGGCGACGGTGGCGATCTGGACGCCGCTGAAGGATCTGGAGACCTTCGACGGCTTTATCCGGCGGCTGCAGGGCAAGGCGGGGCCGACCCTGGTCGCCGAGGCGCGGCTGAGGCCGCTGACCAATCCGATGAAGATGAACGGCTGCGCCATGGTGGTGGTCAATCCGCCGGCGGGCGCGGAAGCGGCTGCGAACGAGATCTGCGGCTGGGTCGCGGGGGCGCTGGGCGAAGCGGGCGGGCGGGCCGAGGTCTGGACCTTCTGA
- a CDS encoding ribonuclease HII produces MAKAPANPKAFPTLALETVLMQRVNGHVCGVDEAGRGPWAGPVSAAAVILNPDDLPPGIDDSKALTEKRRAALEPEIKARAVAWGVGFASVDEIEELNILHATGLAMCRAIEALQVQPVAALVDGNYRFKLPCEIQTVVGGDGLSLSIAAASILAKTARDRLMIDLDAQYPGYGFASHKGYNAPIHQNALKTLGPCPAHRRSWSPIKALLQEA; encoded by the coding sequence ATGGCTAAAGCCCCCGCAAATCCGAAAGCCTTCCCGACCCTCGCGCTGGAAACGGTGCTGATGCAGCGGGTCAACGGTCACGTCTGCGGCGTGGACGAAGCCGGGCGTGGTCCCTGGGCCGGCCCCGTCTCGGCGGCGGCCGTGATCCTGAACCCTGACGACCTGCCGCCCGGCATCGACGATTCCAAGGCCCTGACCGAAAAGCGTCGCGCCGCCCTGGAGCCCGAGATCAAGGCCCGCGCCGTCGCCTGGGGCGTCGGCTTCGCCTCGGTGGACGAGATCGAGGAGTTGAACATCCTGCACGCCACGGGCCTGGCCATGTGCCGCGCCATCGAGGCCTTGCAAGTCCAGCCGGTCGCCGCCCTGGTCGACGGCAACTATCGCTTCAAGCTCCCCTGCGAAATCCAGACGGTCGTCGGTGGCGACGGGTTGTCGCTATCCATCGCAGCGGCCTCCATCCTGGCCAAGACCGCGCGGGATCGTTTGATGATCGATCTGGATGCCCAGTATCCCGGGTACGGCTTCGCCAGCCACAAGGGCTACAATGCCCCGATCCACCAGAACGCTTTGAAAACCTTGGGCCCCTGCCCCGCTCATCGGCGCAGCTGGTCGCCGATCAAGGCGCTGTTGCAGGAGGCCTGA